A genomic region of Arachis stenosperma cultivar V10309 chromosome 9, arast.V10309.gnm1.PFL2, whole genome shotgun sequence contains the following coding sequences:
- the LOC130948872 gene encoding uncharacterized protein LOC130948872: MRYDGTQDPLEHLTAFEARMNLEGVGDEVRCRAFPVTLAGPAIRWFNGLPQGSIYNFSDISRAFLAQFTTRIAKAKHPINLLGVTQRQGEPTRRYLDRFNDECLEIDGLTDSVASLCLTNGLLNENFRKHLTTKPVWTMHEIQTVAKEYINDEEVSRVVAANKRQSGYGQARQSGGDGERAREKGREEASNKAPRSFPRVGKFTNYTPLTLPIVEVYQQIAEKGILPKPRPLKDRTGGNKNLYCDYHKGYGHQTQDCFDLKDALEQAIREGKLAAFSHLIREPRRRYRDQDEEGKTRSAKRRQEPEDRDHGLTVINVVTAKNAAPKSRSAHKKDAKVLAISSSPVQSSKKPPSISFGPEDQWFSDAPENPPMVITARVGTGLVKRILVDTGADSNIMFRNVFDALGLKDADLTTHQHGVIGLGDHFIRPDGVISLPISVGQMQGRRSAMAEFVILRDSTAYNIILGRKTINDLEAIINTKLLIMKFVTDEGSIGTIRGDLETAVACDNASLSLRKKSKEGSGVFLADLDARVEDKPRPEPEGDLEKFRIGDEGEKFTFVNKNLPHELKEPLIEMIRANRDLFAWTPADMPGIDPKIISHHLAVKPEARPVAQRRRKMSAERAEEVAKQTAGLLEAGFIREVDYSTWLSNVTHSSTPRRDTGI; encoded by the exons atgaggtacgacggaACTCAAGATCCTCTAGAACACCTCACGGCCTTTGAGGCCAGGATGAATCTAGAAGGAGTAGGAGACGAAGTAAGGTGCCGCGCCTTCCCGGTAACCCTAGCAGGACCAGCGATCagatggtttaacggcctccctCAAGGTTCCATCTACAACTTCTCAGACATCAGCCGTGCATTCCTGGCCCAATTTACAACGCGAATAGCAAAGGCCAAGCATCCTATCAACCTTCTAGGGGTAACCCAGAGACAAGGAGAACCAACCAGGAGATACCTAGATCGGTTCAACGATGAATGCTTGGAAATCGACGGCTTAACCGATTCGGTGGCCAGTCTCTGCCTGACAaacggcctcctcaacgagaaCTTCCGAAAACACCTCACCACGAAGCCGGTTTGGACAATGCACGAAATCCAGACGGTGGCCAAGGAGTACATAAAcgacgaggaagtcagccgagtcgtggctgccaataagCGGCAGTCCGGTTACGGCCAGGCTCGGCAGTCCGGTGGCGACGGTGAGAGAGCAAGAGAAAAGGGCAGGGAGGAGGCATCAAACAAAGCACCTAGGTCGTTCCCTCGAGTCGGAAAATTTACTAACTACACTCCACTCACCCTCCCCATCGTGGAAGTTTATCAACAAATAGCTGAGAAAGGAATTCTTCCGAAGCCTCGACCACTTAAGGACCGTACGGGAGGGAACAAGAACCTTTATTGCGATTACCATAAGGGATACGGCCATCAAACACAAGACTGTTTCGACCTGAAGGATGCACTAGAACAGGCgataagggaaggaaagctagcagcgTTCTCCCATCTCATCAGGGAGCCGAGAAGGCGTTATCGGGATCAGGACGAGGAAGGCAAGACACGCTCGGCCAAGCGACGACAGGAACCCGAAGACAGAGACCATGGCCTCACTGTGATAAACGTGGTAACGGCAAAAAATGCTGCACCAAAATCTCGGTCGGCACACAAGAAAGACGCCAAGGTTCTGGCGATCTCATCCTCGCCAGTGCAAAGCTCCAAAAAACCTCCGTCCATTTCTTTCGGCCCGGAAGACCAATGGTTCAGCGACGCCCCGGAAAACCCCCCCATGGTCATAacggccagagtgggaaccggcctcgtcaaacggATCCTTGTCGACACAGGAGCTGATTCGAAcatcatgttccgcaacgtATTCGACGCACTAGGGCTAAAGGATGCCGACCTGACGACTCACCAGCACGGGGTTATCGGGTTAGGCGACCACTTTATCAGACCGGACGGAGTCATTTCCCTACCAATCTCGGTGGGACAGATGCAAGGCCGAAGATCGGCGATGGCCGAGTTCGTAATCCTCCGAGACTCCACagcctacaacatcatcttgggaagaaaaaCAATCAATGATCTTGAAGCCATAATCAACACCAAGCTGCTAATTATGAAGTTCGTTACCGATGAGGGATCCATAGGGACCATAAGAGGAGACCTCGAGACGGCGGTCGCttgtgacaacgccagcctttCCCTTAGAAAGAAGTCCAAGGAAGGATCCGGCGTGTTCCTAGCCGACCTTGATGCCAGAGTAGAGGACAAGCCCAGGCCGGAACCAGAAGGGGACCTGGAGAAGTTTAGAATCGGTGACGAAGGGGAAAAATTCACATTCGTCAACAAGAACCTCCCGCATGAGTTGAAGGAGCCTTTGATTGAAATGATAAGGGCCAACAGGGACTTGTTCGCCTGGACgccagccgacatgccgggcatagatccAAAAATCATCTCACACCATCTAGCCGTCAAGCCGGAAGCACGCCCAGTGGCTCAACGGAGGAGAAAAATGTCGGCGGAAAGAGCAGAGGAGGTAGCCAAGCAGACGGCcggcctcctagaagcaggcttCATACGGGAAGTAGACTACTCGACGTGGCTCTCAAATGTG ACGCACTCGTCGACGCCGCGGCGGGATACCGGTATCTga